A window of Raineyella sp. W15-4 contains these coding sequences:
- a CDS encoding undecaprenyl-diphosphate phosphatase produces the protein MNWFHAILLGIVEGITEFLPVSSTGHLNIIEHLLGYRIDDPGMTAFTAIIQVGAIIAAIVYFRTDIVRIAVAWYRGLRSADARHDPDYRLGWGVIIGSVPVAVVGLLFKGAIETTLRSMWVVAGALLLWSIVMWIADRLPHHDRGMHDVTLKDSLVIGLFQALAPLFPGISRSGATISAGLFRGFDRVTATRLSFYMGIPALIAAGGLEAATQAGAVSATVGWGPTVLATVVSFVVAYVSIAWLLKFVSTNDFTGFIVYRILLGLLLLGLLMTELIPA, from the coding sequence ATGAACTGGTTCCACGCCATCCTGCTCGGGATCGTCGAGGGAATCACCGAGTTCCTCCCGGTCTCCAGCACCGGACACCTCAACATCATCGAGCACCTCCTCGGGTACCGGATCGACGACCCCGGTATGACCGCGTTCACCGCCATCATCCAGGTGGGCGCGATCATCGCGGCCATCGTCTACTTCCGCACCGACATCGTCCGGATCGCCGTCGCGTGGTACCGAGGGCTGAGGAGCGCCGACGCCCGCCATGATCCGGACTACCGGCTGGGCTGGGGAGTGATCATCGGCTCCGTCCCGGTGGCCGTCGTCGGGCTGCTCTTCAAGGGCGCGATCGAGACCACACTGCGCAGCATGTGGGTCGTCGCCGGGGCGCTGCTGCTGTGGAGCATCGTGATGTGGATCGCCGACCGTCTCCCGCACCACGACCGCGGAATGCACGACGTCACCCTCAAGGACTCTCTGGTGATCGGCCTCTTCCAGGCCCTGGCGCCACTGTTCCCGGGCATCTCCCGCTCCGGCGCGACCATCTCCGCCGGCCTGTTCCGGGGCTTCGACCGGGTCACCGCCACCCGGCTGAGCTTCTACATGGGGATCCCGGCCCTGATCGCCGCCGGGGGGCTGGAAGCCGCCACCCAGGCGGGAGCGGTCTCCGCCACCGTCGGCTGGGGTCCGACCGTGCTGGCGACCGTGGTCTCCTTCGTCGTCGCGTACGTCTCCATCGCCTGGCTGCTGAAGTTCGTGTCGACCAACGACTTCACCGGGTTCATCGTCTACCGCATCCTGCTCGGTCTGTTGCTCCTCGGGCTCCTGATGACCGAGCTGATCCCCGCCTGA
- a CDS encoding arsenate reductase ArsC — MDQLAREFDGTFSPATIRRFVDESHDLVARFLTPVTARGVSPRVRGLTRRFASERLGALARADRLVPRPVPEVLFICVQNAGRSQMAAALLDRYAGGRAVAHSAGSAPGAEIHPAVAVAMAEIGIDLADAFPKPLTDEAVRAADIVVTMGCGDSCPVLPGKCYHDWRLDDPAEGGLDQARQVRDEVDRRVQELWAIIVSHPTLPDGRPNL; from the coding sequence GTGGATCAGTTGGCGCGCGAGTTCGACGGGACGTTCAGTCCGGCGACGATCCGCCGATTCGTCGACGAATCCCATGACCTGGTCGCCCGATTCCTGACACCCGTCACCGCGCGCGGGGTCTCGCCCCGGGTGAGAGGACTGACCCGCAGGTTCGCCTCCGAGCGGCTCGGCGCCCTGGCGAGGGCGGACCGGCTCGTCCCCCGGCCGGTCCCCGAGGTGCTGTTCATCTGCGTGCAGAACGCCGGCCGGTCCCAGATGGCGGCGGCGCTGCTGGACCGCTACGCCGGTGGTCGGGCGGTGGCGCACTCGGCCGGCTCGGCTCCCGGCGCGGAGATCCACCCGGCTGTCGCGGTCGCCATGGCCGAGATCGGCATCGACCTGGCCGACGCTTTCCCCAAGCCGCTCACCGACGAGGCCGTCCGCGCCGCCGACATCGTGGTCACCATGGGCTGCGGCGACAGCTGCCCGGTGCTCCCCGGCAAGTGCTACCACGATTGGCGCCTGGACGACCCGGCGGAAGGCGGGCTCGACCAGGCGCGCCAGGTCCGCGACGAGGTGGACCGGCGGGTGCAGGAACTCTGGGCGATCATCGTCTCGCATCCGACCCTCCCGGACGGCCGGCCCAACCTGTAG
- a CDS encoding GNAT family N-acetyltransferase, whose product MPRTSVLSIRNAARADLTVLQAIIDAQPDHRPLLGGPDVFRRDPDGFTLVAESDHGVVGVCLGTVMKPGPVAQVLRSGLPDVLHARRIGLLDTVAIHPEHTGHGLGTRLTQAARTHLRRHKTGVWAAAAPKTPRGVGMGVILERAGLEPFAEVPDFWRQHRGGDRGTCPACGELLCRCPAVMYAGAI is encoded by the coding sequence ATGCCGCGTACCTCAGTCCTCAGTATCCGCAACGCCGCCCGGGCGGACCTGACCGTCCTGCAGGCGATCATTGACGCGCAGCCGGATCATCGACCGCTCCTCGGCGGGCCGGACGTCTTCCGCCGCGATCCCGATGGCTTCACCCTGGTGGCGGAGTCCGATCACGGGGTGGTCGGGGTCTGCCTCGGCACCGTGATGAAGCCCGGACCGGTGGCCCAGGTCCTCCGTAGCGGACTCCCCGATGTGCTCCATGCCCGGCGGATCGGCCTGCTCGACACGGTCGCGATCCATCCCGAGCACACCGGGCACGGGCTGGGCACCCGACTCACCCAGGCCGCGCGTACGCACCTGCGCCGCCACAAGACCGGCGTCTGGGCGGCGGCGGCGCCGAAGACACCCCGCGGGGTCGGCATGGGTGTCATCCTGGAACGCGCCGGGCTCGAACCCTTCGCGGAGGTACCCGACTTCTGGCGGCAGCACCGCGGTGGCGATCGGGGCACCTGCCCGGCCTGCGGCGAGCTCCTGTGCCGCTGCCCGGCGGTGATGTACGCCGGGGCGATCTGA
- a CDS encoding PadR family transcriptional regulator: protein MRTDHLTQLRKGALELAVLALLDRAPSYGFEIVEGLAGLPGLEATTGTIYPLLTRLKNSRLVNTTWRESPKGPPRKYYTLSDAGREELAGQTAAWRQVVTAMDTLLTEESR, encoded by the coding sequence ATGCGCACCGACCACCTCACCCAACTCCGCAAGGGCGCGCTCGAATTGGCCGTCCTCGCCCTTCTCGACCGCGCCCCGTCGTACGGCTTCGAGATCGTCGAGGGGTTGGCCGGGCTGCCCGGCCTGGAGGCGACGACCGGCACGATCTACCCGCTGCTGACGAGGCTGAAGAACTCGCGGCTGGTCAACACCACCTGGCGGGAGTCGCCGAAGGGCCCGCCGCGCAAGTACTACACGCTCAGCGATGCCGGCCGCGAGGAGCTGGCCGGACAGACCGCGGCCTGGCGCCAGGTGGTCACGGCGATGGACACACTGCTCACCGAGGAGTCCCGATGA
- a CDS encoding DUF5808 domain-containing protein: MTAPNPVDEDIAAYVAEVARHLKARGPARRQALADLEAALRETAAGYAVAHAEDSGTRPEGPPAAAEDPVAAAVASFGSARTYAAELDEELRTERRWRTILGVPNSLAAGVLQRMAATFDPSDPHVVVPHVFGIGWALNMGAVAVRLGLLNPDDLDDELLDEAVDGPGRWARAMAWTAAGALTVAAGASVSGRRRRGLTGRAAWADVPGAVGVAAAAATLAALGADRELPPGQRLVAPAYATLFAGIGVASLTGLRPDGSRSKWSGWWGLPLGTVLWWAATYGPVRAAVDRAVRH, encoded by the coding sequence ATGACCGCCCCGAACCCCGTGGACGAGGACATCGCCGCCTACGTCGCCGAGGTGGCCCGCCACCTCAAGGCCCGCGGGCCGGCGCGCCGCCAGGCCCTTGCCGACCTCGAGGCGGCGCTGCGGGAGACGGCAGCGGGGTACGCCGTCGCCCACGCCGAGGACAGTGGGACCCGGCCCGAAGGTCCGCCGGCCGCGGCGGAGGACCCGGTGGCCGCCGCGGTGGCGTCTTTCGGCTCGGCCCGGACGTACGCCGCGGAACTGGACGAGGAGTTGCGCACCGAGCGGCGGTGGCGGACCATCCTCGGCGTGCCGAACTCGCTGGCCGCCGGCGTGTTGCAGCGGATGGCGGCGACGTTCGACCCGTCCGATCCGCACGTGGTGGTGCCGCACGTGTTCGGGATCGGCTGGGCGCTCAACATGGGGGCGGTCGCCGTACGCCTCGGTCTGCTCAACCCCGACGACCTCGACGACGAGTTGCTGGACGAGGCGGTCGACGGTCCGGGGCGGTGGGCCCGAGCGATGGCCTGGACCGCGGCCGGCGCGCTGACTGTCGCCGCCGGTGCCTCGGTCTCGGGGCGCCGGCGCCGGGGACTCACCGGTCGGGCGGCCTGGGCCGATGTCCCCGGAGCCGTGGGCGTGGCCGCGGCGGCCGCCACCCTGGCCGCCCTCGGCGCGGACCGGGAGCTCCCGCCCGGCCAACGGCTGGTGGCTCCGGCGTACGCGACGCTCTTCGCCGGGATCGGCGTCGCCTCGCTGACCGGTCTGCGCCCGGACGGCAGCCGGTCGAAGTGGTCCGGGTGGTGGGGACTGCCGTTGGGTACCGTGCTGTGGTGGGCGGCCACGTATGGCCCGGTGAGGGCGGCGGTCGACCGCGCGGTGCGTCACTGA
- a CDS encoding NADPH-dependent F420 reductase, translated as MTVGDTNSGQASTGQASTGGTTTGEVGNTTVGILGAGHLGMALASRLLGTGYAVRLATRRPARVTAEQIAPYLPGVAAVSRAEAYDSDIVIAAIPLRRYRSLPAAALRGHIVVDVMNHFPLVDGPIPEFDEDPRSTSEIVQAHLAGAYVVRTLNHIGAREIGTDSRPSGEEGRRALAIASDHPAAAARVSMLVDALGFDPVDAGPLANAWAFAPGTLIFHGRWTAEGLRLALAKAVVRA; from the coding sequence GTGACAGTCGGCGACACGAACTCGGGTCAGGCGAGCACCGGTCAGGCGAGCACCGGCGGGACAACCACCGGTGAAGTGGGCAACACCACCGTCGGAATCCTCGGGGCGGGACACCTCGGGATGGCCCTCGCCTCCCGGCTACTGGGCACCGGCTACGCCGTACGCCTCGCGACCCGCCGCCCGGCACGGGTAACGGCCGAGCAGATCGCTCCTTACCTGCCGGGGGTCGCAGCGGTCTCCCGGGCCGAGGCGTACGACAGCGACATCGTCATCGCCGCGATCCCCCTTCGGCGTTACCGCAGCCTCCCGGCCGCGGCACTGCGTGGCCACATCGTTGTCGACGTGATGAACCACTTCCCTCTCGTCGACGGACCGATCCCGGAGTTCGACGAGGATCCCCGGTCGACCAGCGAGATCGTCCAAGCCCATCTGGCCGGTGCGTACGTCGTCCGCACGCTCAACCACATCGGGGCCCGCGAGATCGGCACCGACTCCCGTCCTTCCGGGGAGGAGGGCCGCCGCGCACTGGCGATCGCCTCCGACCACCCGGCCGCTGCGGCGCGGGTCAGCATGCTGGTGGATGCCCTGGGGTTCGACCCGGTCGACGCGGGCCCGCTGGCCAATGCCTGGGCCTTCGCCCCCGGCACCCTGATCTTCCACGGGCGATGGACCGCCGAGGGACTGCGGCTGGCACTGGCAAAGGCCGTGGTGCGGGCCTGA
- a CDS encoding DHA2 family efflux MFS transporter permease subunit gives MSTTRDDRVTMTPGAPSTPDATTPDAPTPSAPTGPTGPGAQFEDHGVSTADAWRALVALVVGFFMILIDTTIVSVAMPHIITGLNTTLNAAIWVTSAYLLAYAVPLLITGRLGDRYGPKNLYLIGLTVFTVSSLACGLAGTAGALIAWRVVQGLGAALMTPQTMAVITRLFPPKERAQAMSLWGATAGVAMLVGPLLGGLLTDGFGWEWIFFVNVPIGIVGFVAAVRLVPTLPVHAHSFDWLGVILSALGTFLVVFGIQEGNTYQWAGITDDLTVAGLHTHLPISVPGLITIGLVVLALFVVWQAINTREPLVPLALFRDRNFSAANAAITVMGFCVVGTSFPLMLFYQEVKGLTPTQAALTMIPMALLSGGLAPLTGKLQTRINPKWLAMLGFLLFSASQVWAWWITRADTPIWMFLLPLALLGVANSLIWGPVSMTATRNLPPRLAGAGSGIYNTTRQMGSVLGSASIAAVMSSRLQVEMSRAVQALPPAARAQIPAGTATEGFSGTLPPFLHDAFAAAMGQSLLLGAAAILLGLVAALFFAKPPAEHMDRAAR, from the coding sequence ATGAGCACCACCCGCGACGATCGGGTCACCATGACACCCGGTGCGCCCAGCACCCCCGACGCCACCACCCCCGACGCACCCACACCAAGCGCACCCACCGGCCCGACCGGCCCCGGCGCCCAGTTCGAGGACCACGGGGTGTCCACGGCGGACGCCTGGCGCGCCCTGGTGGCCCTGGTGGTCGGGTTCTTCATGATCCTGATCGACACCACGATCGTGTCGGTGGCGATGCCGCACATCATCACCGGACTGAACACCACCCTGAACGCGGCGATCTGGGTCACCAGCGCCTACCTGCTGGCGTACGCCGTGCCGCTGCTGATCACCGGCCGCCTCGGCGACCGCTACGGCCCGAAGAACCTCTACCTCATCGGCCTGACCGTCTTCACCGTCTCCTCGCTGGCCTGCGGCCTGGCCGGCACGGCCGGGGCACTGATCGCCTGGCGCGTGGTGCAGGGCCTCGGCGCGGCGCTGATGACCCCGCAGACGATGGCGGTGATCACCCGCCTCTTCCCACCGAAGGAGCGGGCCCAGGCGATGTCCCTGTGGGGCGCGACCGCCGGCGTCGCCATGCTGGTCGGCCCGCTGCTGGGCGGCCTGCTCACCGACGGCTTCGGCTGGGAGTGGATCTTCTTCGTCAACGTGCCGATCGGCATCGTCGGCTTCGTCGCTGCGGTTCGCCTGGTCCCCACCCTGCCGGTGCACGCGCACAGCTTCGACTGGCTCGGCGTCATCCTCAGCGCGCTCGGCACCTTCCTGGTCGTGTTCGGCATCCAGGAGGGCAACACCTACCAGTGGGCCGGGATCACCGACGACCTCACCGTGGCCGGCCTGCACACCCACCTCCCGATCTCCGTGCCGGGTCTGATCACCATCGGCCTGGTAGTGCTGGCACTGTTCGTCGTCTGGCAGGCGATCAACACCCGCGAGCCGCTGGTGCCGCTCGCCCTCTTCCGGGACCGCAACTTCTCCGCCGCGAACGCCGCGATCACCGTGATGGGCTTCTGCGTGGTCGGCACCTCGTTCCCGCTGATGCTGTTCTACCAGGAGGTGAAGGGGCTCACCCCGACCCAGGCGGCCCTCACCATGATCCCGATGGCCCTGCTGTCCGGTGGTCTGGCACCGCTGACCGGCAAGCTCCAGACCCGGATCAACCCCAAGTGGCTGGCGATGCTCGGCTTCCTGCTGTTCTCCGCCTCCCAGGTCTGGGCCTGGTGGATCACCCGCGCGGACACCCCGATCTGGATGTTCCTGCTCCCGCTGGCCCTGCTCGGCGTCGCCAACAGCCTGATCTGGGGGCCGGTCTCGATGACCGCCACCCGCAACCTCCCGCCACGGCTGGCGGGCGCCGGCTCGGGCATCTACAACACCACCCGGCAGATGGGCAGCGTCCTCGGCTCGGCGTCGATCGCGGCGGTGATGTCGAGCCGGCTGCAGGTGGAGATGAGCCGCGCGGTCCAGGCCCTGCCGCCGGCGGCGCGCGCCCAGATCCCGGCCGGCACCGCGACCGAGGGCTTCTCCGGCACCCTGCCGCCGTTCCTCCACGACGCCTTCGCCGCGGCGATGGGCCAGTCGCTGCTGCTCGGCGCGGCGGCGATCCTGCTCGGCCTGGTCGCCGCGCTGTTCTTCGCCAAGCCGCCGGCCGAGCACATGGACCGCGCGGCCCGCTGA
- a CDS encoding DUF885 domain-containing protein — translation MRNPSVIDRIAEDHTRRLAALRPTWATALGIPGHDDRMGDFSSAGHAAYADLVRDTLARLDRAERDATAGPSEVAHAEPTATEAPAAEARDVVTLAAMRDRLGLELELYEAREYRAAANNIESPVQGLRDVIDLMPTDTAAELEVIAARVADIPQAVDGYIGCLREGLTAGPRPTRRQAEQALGDAILLGDPSSSWFVSYLTGLLAGAGDSAAGTAPAAVAGRVNPTDRALAVRLGQAARDAAAAYARLAEVLRDEVLPGAPEADAVGRDRYARFSRDFVGAAVDLDETYAWGLDALHELAAEQQAVAADIAGPGASVREAIAVLDADPGRRLHGTDALQEWMTRVTEEAITALDGVHFDISGELRRLECRIAPTNTGGIYYTAPSDDWSRPGRMWWSVPAGVNDFTTWRERTTVYHEGVPGHHLQIGQAVANKDELNTWRRLVCWTSGHGEGWALYAERLMAELGFLDDPGDRFGMLDAQMLRAARVVFDLGVHLGKPAPDEFGGGVWDAEKGWAFLRHYVASDEATLRFEWNRYLTWPGQAPSYRIGQRMWQDLRADAAAAAATRGESFSVAGFHARALSLGSLPLDVLRSALAG, via the coding sequence GTGAGGAACCCCAGCGTCATTGATCGGATCGCCGAGGACCACACCCGGCGACTCGCCGCCCTGCGGCCTACCTGGGCGACCGCCCTCGGCATCCCCGGCCATGACGACCGGATGGGCGACTTCTCGTCCGCCGGGCATGCGGCGTACGCCGACCTGGTCCGGGACACGCTCGCTCGGCTGGACCGTGCGGAGCGTGACGCGACCGCCGGTCCGTCCGAGGTGGCCCACGCCGAGCCGACCGCCACCGAAGCACCCGCCGCTGAGGCCCGGGACGTCGTCACCCTCGCTGCGATGCGGGACCGGCTCGGCCTGGAACTGGAGCTGTACGAGGCGCGCGAATACCGGGCCGCGGCGAACAACATCGAGTCGCCGGTGCAGGGCCTGCGCGATGTGATCGACCTGATGCCTACCGACACGGCCGCCGAGCTGGAGGTGATCGCCGCGCGTGTGGCGGACATCCCGCAGGCCGTCGATGGGTACATCGGCTGCCTGCGGGAGGGCCTCACCGCCGGTCCACGTCCGACCCGTCGACAGGCCGAACAGGCGCTCGGCGACGCGATCCTGCTCGGGGACCCGTCCTCCTCGTGGTTCGTCAGCTACCTGACCGGGCTGCTGGCCGGCGCCGGTGACTCGGCCGCCGGGACTGCTCCGGCCGCCGTGGCCGGCCGGGTGAACCCCACCGACCGCGCGTTGGCCGTACGCCTCGGGCAGGCGGCCCGGGACGCTGCCGCGGCGTACGCCCGGCTGGCCGAGGTGCTGCGCGACGAGGTCCTCCCCGGCGCCCCCGAGGCCGATGCGGTGGGCCGGGACCGTTATGCCCGGTTCTCCCGGGACTTCGTCGGCGCGGCGGTCGATCTGGACGAGACGTACGCCTGGGGGCTGGACGCCCTGCACGAACTGGCCGCGGAACAGCAGGCCGTCGCGGCCGACATCGCCGGGCCCGGGGCGTCGGTGCGGGAGGCGATCGCGGTCCTCGACGCCGATCCGGGGCGGCGGTTGCACGGCACCGACGCGCTCCAGGAGTGGATGACCCGGGTCACCGAGGAGGCCATCACCGCGCTGGACGGGGTGCACTTCGACATCTCCGGTGAGCTGCGACGCCTGGAGTGCCGGATCGCCCCGACCAACACCGGCGGCATCTACTACACCGCCCCCAGCGACGACTGGTCCCGGCCGGGACGGATGTGGTGGTCGGTGCCGGCGGGAGTCAACGACTTCACCACCTGGCGGGAACGCACCACCGTCTACCACGAGGGCGTGCCCGGCCATCACCTGCAGATCGGGCAGGCGGTCGCGAACAAGGACGAGCTCAACACCTGGCGGCGCCTGGTGTGCTGGACCTCCGGACACGGCGAGGGCTGGGCCCTCTACGCCGAGCGGCTGATGGCCGAGCTCGGCTTCCTTGACGACCCGGGCGACCGGTTCGGCATGCTCGACGCGCAGATGCTGCGGGCGGCGCGGGTGGTGTTCGACCTGGGGGTGCACCTCGGCAAGCCGGCACCGGACGAGTTCGGTGGCGGCGTCTGGGACGCCGAGAAGGGCTGGGCCTTCCTGCGCCACTACGTCGCCTCCGACGAGGCGACGCTGCGGTTCGAGTGGAACCGCTACCTCACCTGGCCGGGCCAGGCGCCCAGCTACCGGATCGGTCAGCGGATGTGGCAGGACCTGCGGGCCGATGCCGCCGCGGCCGCCGCGACCCGCGGGGAATCGTTCTCGGTGGCCGGCTTCCATGCCCGGGCGCTGTCGCTGGGATCACTACCGCTGGACGTGCTGCGGTCGGCGCTGGCGGGCTGA
- a CDS encoding PadR family transcriptional regulator gives MPLTPLQLSALAILHEAPSHPYEVYQLMLQRREDRVVKVRPGTLYHAIGRLADEGLLESCGTDRCGNRPERTTYRITDAGRDALRATVDEWVSRPVYEYPRFPCAVAELNKLPADRAVELLITRAGRLDAERALLTETLAYVCGRGLPERFTLDLDYQASMLLAEAHWLRDLAARIGDGTTSWVSPAPAPDPDALPERPLSVSPYYDPARYGPPDPPAYATVDDDITVHAAPAHAAPRRGTPAYATIESTPADPEEQP, from the coding sequence ATGCCACTCACCCCATTGCAGCTCTCCGCACTGGCGATCCTGCACGAGGCACCGTCGCACCCGTACGAGGTCTACCAACTCATGCTGCAGCGCCGGGAGGACCGGGTGGTCAAGGTCCGTCCCGGCACGCTCTACCACGCCATCGGCCGGCTGGCCGACGAGGGACTGCTGGAATCGTGCGGCACCGATCGGTGCGGCAACCGGCCGGAGCGTACGACCTACCGGATCACCGACGCGGGCCGTGACGCCCTGCGGGCCACCGTCGACGAGTGGGTGTCCCGGCCGGTGTACGAGTATCCGCGGTTCCCCTGTGCCGTCGCCGAGCTCAACAAGCTGCCCGCCGACCGGGCCGTCGAGCTGCTGATCACCCGCGCCGGGCGTCTCGACGCGGAGCGCGCGTTGCTCACCGAGACCCTGGCGTACGTCTGCGGCCGCGGACTCCCGGAGCGCTTCACCCTCGACCTCGACTACCAGGCGTCGATGCTGCTCGCGGAGGCCCACTGGCTCCGCGACCTCGCCGCCCGGATCGGCGACGGGACGACGAGTTGGGTCTCCCCCGCGCCGGCACCCGACCCCGACGCCCTGCCGGAGCGCCCGCTGAGCGTCTCCCCGTACTACGACCCGGCCCGCTACGGACCCCCCGACCCACCCGCGTACGCCACCGTCGACGACGACATCACGGTGCACGCCGCCCCTGCGCACGCCGCCCCGCGGCGCGGCACCCCCGCGTACGCCACCATCGAATCCACCCCCGCCGATCCCGAGGAGCAGCCATGA
- a CDS encoding pentapeptide repeat-containing protein, protein MPRGPGRRSPRPRPRSVVGTVLSGTVLSGTVLSGTVLSGTVLSGTVTHCVLNIDRQPGPR, encoded by the coding sequence GTGCCTCGGGGTCCGGGCCGCCGCTCACCGCGGCCCCGACCTCGCTCTGTTGTCGGCACCGTCCTGTCCGGCACCGTCCTGTCCGGCACCGTCCTGTCCGGCACCGTCCTGTCCGGCACCGTCCTGTCCGGCACCGTCACTCACTGTGTTCTCAACATCGACCGGCAGCCTGGACCCCGGTGA
- a CDS encoding YhfC family intramembrane metalloprotease has protein sequence MVPLLSIAFLVVTLLICFGLPLGGLIWLQTRRTSDGGPRYPAIGRAFLCGMLAFAAAQLLTRIPLMLVVVPTLPPPVATFLLSGPVASYTAGLFEETGRLVVMVLLLRRFHRWIDGVSFGLGHGGLEAMVLVGLNTVSNLVLAEMINTGNWARIAATMPAATAQQVHDALVGTASPLFLAAGVERIGAIGVHVALSVLVLWGVHRSRKLLTWVLAVLLHGTVNLTAVLMAEYAVNPWLIELAVLVLAALLLVLAVRLRPGFATEVVPDLSRLPAPQIPVGGAVPPESGVLPEGDVPLKRDVPPDAVDEGPTPPQG, from the coding sequence ATGGTCCCCCTGCTGTCCATCGCCTTCTTGGTCGTCACCCTGCTCATCTGCTTCGGTCTGCCGCTCGGCGGTCTGATCTGGCTCCAGACGCGGCGTACGTCGGACGGCGGCCCGCGCTACCCGGCGATCGGGCGTGCCTTCCTCTGCGGCATGCTCGCCTTCGCCGCCGCTCAGCTCCTCACCCGGATCCCGCTGATGCTGGTCGTCGTCCCGACGCTGCCGCCTCCGGTCGCGACCTTCCTGCTGTCCGGCCCGGTGGCGAGCTACACGGCCGGCCTGTTCGAGGAGACCGGACGGCTGGTGGTGATGGTGCTGCTGTTGCGCCGCTTCCACCGCTGGATCGACGGCGTCTCGTTCGGCCTGGGCCACGGCGGGCTCGAGGCGATGGTCCTGGTCGGCCTCAACACGGTGTCCAACCTGGTCCTCGCCGAGATGATCAACACCGGCAACTGGGCCCGGATCGCCGCCACCATGCCCGCCGCGACCGCCCAGCAGGTGCACGACGCCCTGGTCGGTACGGCGTCGCCGCTGTTCCTGGCCGCCGGCGTCGAGCGGATCGGGGCGATCGGCGTCCATGTCGCACTGTCGGTGCTGGTGCTGTGGGGCGTCCATCGCTCCCGCAAACTGCTGACCTGGGTGCTCGCCGTCCTGCTGCACGGCACGGTCAATCTCACCGCCGTCCTGATGGCCGAGTACGCGGTCAACCCCTGGCTGATCGAACTGGCCGTGTTGGTGCTCGCCGCACTGCTGCTGGTGCTGGCCGTACGCTTGCGGCCCGGGTTCGCCACCGAGGTGGTGCCGGACCTGTCGAGGCTGCCCGCGCCGCAGATCCCGGTGGGGGGTGCGGTGCCGCCGGAGAGTGGCGTCCTACCGGAGGGCGACGTCCCACTGAAACGTGACGTCCCGCCGGATGCCGTCGACGAGGGGCCGACGCCGCCCCAGGGGTGA
- a CDS encoding amino acid aminotransferase has product MSLFSAVETAPADPILGLTEKFKADTDPDKANLGVGAYQNAVGKLPLLGCVAEARRRIAADPQPIPYLPIDGLAAYNRYVKELVLGVGSPVIERTATVQSLGGTGALRVGAEFLKKVAAGATVLISDPSWENHRALFTAAGYPVESYRYYDAASRSIDFPGMVEDLRAAAPGSIVVLHACCHNPTGYDLDADQWGTVIEVVAEGGLIPFLDMAYQGFSQGLEEDAQVVRRFAAAGLSFVCSTSFSKSFSLYGERDGALSVVCGDADEAKRVLSQLKPVVRTLYSNPPTHGAKIVATVLGDPELRARWEVELAEMRDRIKEMRAALVAGLQAAGVTDDVSFITDQVGMFSYSGLSKDQMVRLREEFHVYGTDKGRICVAALNPGNIDHVATAIAAVW; this is encoded by the coding sequence ATGTCCTTGTTCTCCGCCGTCGAAACAGCTCCCGCCGACCCGATCCTCGGCCTGACCGAGAAGTTCAAGGCGGACACCGACCCGGACAAGGCCAATCTCGGCGTCGGCGCCTACCAGAACGCTGTCGGCAAGCTGCCGTTGCTGGGCTGCGTCGCCGAGGCCCGCCGGCGGATCGCCGCGGATCCCCAGCCGATCCCCTATCTGCCGATCGACGGCCTGGCGGCGTACAACCGCTATGTCAAGGAGCTCGTCCTCGGCGTCGGCAGCCCGGTGATCGAACGTACGGCGACCGTCCAGTCCCTCGGCGGGACCGGCGCGCTGCGGGTGGGCGCGGAGTTCCTCAAGAAAGTTGCCGCCGGCGCGACCGTGCTGATCTCCGACCCGTCCTGGGAGAACCACCGCGCGCTGTTCACCGCGGCCGGCTACCCGGTGGAGAGCTACCGCTACTACGACGCCGCCAGCCGCAGCATCGACTTCCCCGGGATGGTCGAGGACCTGCGGGCCGCCGCGCCGGGGTCGATCGTGGTGCTGCACGCCTGCTGCCACAACCCGACCGGCTACGACCTCGACGCGGACCAGTGGGGCACCGTGATCGAGGTGGTCGCCGAGGGCGGCCTGATCCCGTTCCTCGACATGGCCTACCAGGGCTTCTCGCAGGGTCTGGAGGAGGATGCCCAGGTGGTGCGGCGGTTCGCCGCCGCCGGCCTGTCGTTCGTCTGCTCCACCTCGTTCTCGAAGAGCTTCTCGCTGTACGGGGAGCGCGACGGCGCCCTCTCGGTGGTCTGTGGTGACGCGGACGAGGCGAAGCGGGTGCTGTCCCAGCTGAAGCCGGTGGTCCGTACGCTCTACTCCAACCCGCCCACCCACGGCGCGAAGATCGTCGCCACCGTGCTGGGCGACCCGGAGCTGCGCGCCCGGTGGGAGGTCGAGCTGGCCGAGATGCGCGACCGGATCAAGGAGATGCGCGCCGCGCTGGTCGCCGGACTGCAGGCCGCGGGGGTCACCGACGACGTCTCGTTCATCACCGACCAGGTGGGGATGTTCTCCTACTCCGGGCTGTCGAAGGACCAGATGGTCCGGCTGCGCG